Proteins from a single region of Isachenkonia alkalipeptolytica:
- a CDS encoding lactate utilization protein: MEKKFTRIIEKMSNNKIKAEYFASKEEAKERILQMIKPQMKIGIGGSMTIKEMEIYEAIDQSINPVYWHWMVKPEERPKIFPKAQYADLYLASTNALTEEGELINIDGVGNRVSAMILGPQKVILVCGVNKIVENYEAGIKRIKEVACPLNAKRLGLKTPCGITGKCNDCNSDQRMCNITVAIQAKPALIDLEVFIVGENLGY; encoded by the coding sequence ATGGAAAAAAAATTTACACGGATAATCGAAAAAATGTCGAATAATAAAATTAAGGCAGAGTATTTTGCTTCGAAAGAAGAAGCAAAAGAAAGAATTTTACAAATGATCAAACCACAAATGAAAATAGGTATAGGAGGATCCATGACGATCAAAGAAATGGAAATATATGAGGCGATTGATCAAAGTATCAATCCGGTGTATTGGCATTGGATGGTAAAACCTGAAGAAAGACCGAAGATTTTTCCTAAAGCCCAATATGCAGATTTATACTTAGCCAGTACCAATGCCTTGACAGAAGAAGGAGAATTAATTAATATTGATGGGGTGGGAAATCGGGTGAGTGCCATGATTTTGGGTCCTCAAAAGGTAATTTTGGTGTGTGGAGTCAACAAGATTGTTGAAAACTATGAAGCAGGGATTAAGCGAATCAAGGAAGTTGCGTGCCCCCTAAATGCAAAAAGGCTAGGGCTTAAAACACCCTGTGGGATTACCGGAAAGTGTAATGATTGTAACAGTGATCAACGGATGTGCAATATTACTGTGGCCATTCAAGCCAAACCCGCTTTAATTGATCTGGAAGTGTTTATTGTTGGTGAAAATTTAGGTTATTAG
- a CDS encoding asparaginase: MTKPKVGIIFTGGTISMSIDKRIGAAIPSLSNEQIMSLVTNIDKYADTESISFSHSPGPHIGPKMMFELRNTTLELLQREDITGVVILHGTDTLEETAYLMDLTIKSSKPVVITGAMRNSSELGYDGPSNLAAAVCTAISSESKNRGVLVVLNNEVNSANEVTKTNTVSLDTFKSLKFGPLGIIDNDEVIYYRDILYRQFIDVQSFEEKVDLVKAVAGMDSSIIKFCVDRGAKGIILEAMGRGNIPPAMMEGIKYAIENNVVIALTSRCPIGRVYDSYGYEGGGKTLSNLGVIFGGDLPGQKLRIKLMLALNKTRDIENIKNILVGNQIKYRVDTL; this comes from the coding sequence ATGACAAAACCTAAAGTTGGGATTATTTTTACCGGCGGAACCATTTCCATGTCTATTGACAAACGCATTGGTGCAGCTATTCCTTCCCTATCAAACGAACAAATCATGTCCTTAGTAACAAATATTGATAAATACGCTGATACGGAGTCCATCAGTTTTTCTCATTCTCCGGGACCCCACATAGGTCCGAAAATGATGTTTGAGCTACGAAATACGACTTTAGAATTGTTACAAAGGGAAGATATTACCGGGGTAGTAATTCTCCATGGTACCGATACCCTAGAGGAAACTGCTTATTTAATGGATCTCACGATCAAATCCAGTAAACCTGTAGTTATTACCGGGGCTATGCGAAACAGCTCAGAACTTGGATATGATGGTCCTAGTAATTTAGCTGCTGCTGTTTGTACAGCTATTTCTTCCGAATCAAAAAATCGTGGGGTTCTTGTGGTACTAAATAACGAAGTGAATTCTGCTAATGAGGTAACCAAAACCAACACTGTATCTTTGGACACTTTTAAATCTCTAAAGTTCGGACCCTTGGGAATCATTGACAACGATGAGGTCATTTATTACCGTGATATCTTGTATCGACAGTTTATTGATGTGCAATCCTTTGAAGAAAAAGTAGACCTAGTAAAAGCTGTTGCCGGAATGGACTCATCGATAATAAAATTCTGTGTTGACCGAGGAGCTAAAGGTATTATCTTAGAAGCCATGGGTAGAGGGAATATCCCCCCCGCAATGATGGAGGGTATTAAGTATGCTATTGAGAATAATGTCGTCATTGCATTAACATCTCGGTGTCCCATTGGCCGTGTATACGACAGTTATGGTTACGAAGGTGGAGGAAAGACTTTAAGTAACTTAGGTGTAATTTTTGGGGGAGACCTTCCCGGCCAAAAGCTACGCATTAAATTAATGCTTGCACTAAATAAGACGAGGGATATTGAAAATATTAAAAATAT